The following coding sequences lie in one Pseudomonas svalbardensis genomic window:
- a CDS encoding type II toxin-antitoxin system HigB family toxin, whose amino-acid sequence MRIIAISQLKRFWEKHPDSEQSFLAWIDEAKNAEWKTPPDIKAHFATASILKSRRVVFNIKGNDFRLVVAVAYRFGAVYIKFVGTHKQYDAIDADTVEME is encoded by the coding sequence ATGAGAATCATCGCTATCAGTCAGCTGAAAAGATTTTGGGAGAAACACCCGGATTCGGAGCAATCCTTTCTGGCTTGGATTGATGAGGCAAAAAATGCTGAGTGGAAAACGCCACCGGACATAAAGGCGCACTTTGCTACCGCCAGTATTCTCAAAAGCCGCAGAGTCGTGTTCAACATCAAGGGCAATGATTTTCGGTTGGTAGTCGCTGTGGCCTATCGCTTCGGCGCCGTCTACATAAAATTTGTCGGCACTCACAAACAGTACGACGCAATCGACGCTGATACCGTCGAGATGGAGTAA
- a CDS encoding helix-turn-helix domain-containing protein — protein MNIRPIHTDEDYRAALKNVSALFDNEPEPGTPEGDYFDIMITLIEAYESKQFPVDLPNPIDAIKFRMEQSGLSAADLAPAIGRTNRVYEVLNGKRALTLPMIWKLHDLFGIPAQSLIKPIKQA, from the coding sequence ATGAATATTCGCCCCATTCACACCGACGAGGACTATCGTGCAGCCCTCAAGAACGTGTCAGCGCTGTTCGACAACGAACCAGAGCCTGGCACCCCTGAGGGTGATTATTTCGACATTATGATCACGCTTATTGAAGCCTATGAATCGAAGCAGTTTCCGGTGGATCTGCCCAACCCGATCGATGCAATCAAGTTTCGTATGGAACAGTCCGGCCTGTCTGCTGCTGACCTCGCACCGGCCATTGGCCGCACAAACCGAGTGTATGAAGTGCTCAATGGCAAACGTGCGTTGACGCTTCCGATGATCTGGAAACTTCACGATTTGTTCGGGATACCCGCGCAAAGCCTGATCAAGCCGATAAAGCAGGCTTGA